CCGTGGTCGGCGGCGAAGATCGCCAGAGCGGCCGGGGACGGGAGCGGCGGCGGGCAGGTCCCGGCGATGCCCGCGAGCCGCACCGCGACGTCCTCGAGGACCCCGAGCGAGCCGCTCGGCTTGGTGAGCCTGTCCTGGTGGGCCCTGGCCTCCGCCATGGGGCCGGGCTCGACCGGGCGGATGGCGCCGATCGTCTCGCCGAGGGACGTCATGCTCTCTCCTTCTGTCGCCACCTGGTCCGGCCGCGGCGCCCCGATGCCGGCCCCTGCTCACCGGCCCTCTGCTCACCGGCCCTCTGCTCACCGGCCCCTGCTCACCGGGTACGGCCGGGCGGCCGCCGGAACCGGACCGGCGGGCGCGTCAGACGGCGCTGGCGACTCCGGGCTGGGCGAGGGGCCCGTCCGGCGCGTCGTCGCGGGGCTCCTCCCCCGCCTCGCCACGGCCGGCCACGCCGATCATGCTATCCGCCTCGATCTCGCCCTCCGCTTCCGGTTCGGGCATCTCGGCCTCGAGCGTCTCCATGTCGAGGACGTCCACGTCGAACTGTTCCGGATCCAGCGGCTCGGGATCGGTGTCGCGGGCCATGGTCAGGCGCGCGGCGATGGCGGTGACGAGGCCGGCGTCGGCCTCGCCGGCCGGGCCCACGTCCGGCTCCGCGCGCCTCGTGGGGAACGGCCGGGTCAGCGGCAGCACCGTGGACGAGCGGCTCGCGGCCGGCGACGAGGACTGCCCGCCCCCGGCGAGCGCCTCCTCGTACCTCTCGATCACCACGTCGGCGAGGCCCTCGCAGTCGCCGATCACCTCGGCGCAGCGGATGTCGAGGCCCTCGTGGTTGGCGCCGTACGCCAGCGCCTGCGCCCAGATGCGTTCGAGGACCGCGCCGGCGAACAGGACGTACGGCAGGACGATCACGCGCTTGGCGCCGAGCCTGCGGCAGCGCTCCAGGCCGCCGGGCACGCCGGGGCGGGTGTGCGAGACGTAGGCCGTCTCGACGGTCAGCAGGTCGGCGGCGTGGGTCTCCCAGAACAGCCGCGAGACCCGGTGGACCTCGGCGTTGACGGCGGGGTCGGTGGAGCCGTGCCCGACCAGGACGACCGCCGTCTCGCCGGGCGCGATCTCGGCGGGCGGCTCGTCGGTCACGAACCGCGGCATCTCCGCGCGGGCGTCGGCGAGCCTCTCCGCGAGCAGCTTGAGCACGCGCGGGTCGGGCCCGAGCGGGCGGCCGAGGTCGTATTCGAGCGTCGGGTGCCGCTCCTGCTCCAGGGCCATGGTGCCGGGGATGTCCCCGAGCGCGCGCCGGTCGCCGGTCAGGCTGAGCGGCACCGCGATCAGATGGTGGTGCCCCCGGGCCACGAGAGAGGCGATGGAGTCGCCGAGCGGGGGGCGGGCGTTCGTGATGAAGCCGCCGCTCACTTCGGCGGGAAGCCCGTCGAGGCGGCAGCGGAGGCGGTGAACGAACCTGCCGAACTCGGCGACCCCGGTCTCATCGTGAGTGCCGTGGCCGATGAGCAGCAGCGGCGGTTTCATCTGGTCGATCTCCCCTTGCAGTTGACCTGCGTCCGTTCACAATTCCCGCTCGCCGTCCGGGCCGGTTCACCCGGGCGCGCCGGGCCGGACTCTCCCGCGTCGGGACGCGCGCTCGCCGGCCGGCGGGAGGCTCACGGCTGGCGAGGATAGCCTTACGGCCCTCAATCATGGGGGCCGCTTGACCGAGCAGCCCAGCGACTAGGGCGATTCTTTACCTATTGCCATGAAATTTCCCCGTTGAGCATGCCGAAGAGTACGGCGTCGGCCCAGCCACCCGGAACCGGCAGCGCCTGCCGCATGATGCCCTCCTCGATGAACCCGGCCTTCCTCGCGACCGCCTGGCTGGCGCGGTTTCCCGTCGCTACCAGCAGATGGACACGGTGGAATCCGAGGTCGAACAGGTGGGCCGTGGCCAGCTGGGTGGCCTCCACCGCGTAACCCCTGCGGCGGGCCCACGGAGCGATCCAGTATCCCAGCTCGGCGTCCCCGCGCTCGTGGTCCTCGCGCTGCACGCCGATGGCTCCTGCGAGCCGTTCCCCGTCCTTCGGCTGTATCGCGAAGTTGCCACCATAGCCGGGGCCGTTCGCGTGCGCGAGCCGGGTGCACCACTCCAGCGCGCGCTCCAGCGTGTAGCCCTCGGCCCACGTCATCCAGCGGGCGATCTCGGGATCGCCCTTGACCGCGTCGACGACGTCGAACGCGTCGTGCCGGGAGAACGGCCGCAGGACCAGCCGCTCGCTCTCGATCCTGCGCCGCGGCACGGCCCGCTCGTCGCCGCGCAACCGCCCGAAGACCACGAGGTCGCGCGGGCCGTCGTCCTCGAATCCGGCGCCGCGCAGCAGTCCCTCACGGGTGAAGCCGGCCTTCTCCGCGACCCTGATCGAGGCGAGGTTGCCCGCGTCGGCCCGCAGTTCGATCCGGCGCAGCGGGCCCTCCCCGAGCAGGCGGCCGACGAGCCCGCGGACCGCCTCGGTCGCGTAGCCCCGGCCGCGGTGGGCGGGATGCACGCCGTATCCCACCTCCGCGGTGCCCGCGCCCCACTGGGCCTTGAAGACGCTGATCGACCCGACCACGCCCTCCCGCGCGTGCATCGCCAGGTGGATGCCCTGCCCCGAGCGCCACAGCTCGTGCACGCCGTACGACAGCCACTGCGCGATGCCCGAGGCGTGCCCGGGCGCGCCCGGCGGCAGCGCGGTGAGGTGCG
Above is a window of Microbispora sp. ZYX-F-249 DNA encoding:
- a CDS encoding sirohydrochlorin chelatase, with the protein product MKPPLLLIGHGTHDETGVAEFGRFVHRLRCRLDGLPAEVSGGFITNARPPLGDSIASLVARGHHHLIAVPLSLTGDRRALGDIPGTMALEQERHPTLEYDLGRPLGPDPRVLKLLAERLADARAEMPRFVTDEPPAEIAPGETAVVLVGHGSTDPAVNAEVHRVSRLFWETHAADLLTVETAYVSHTRPGVPGGLERCRRLGAKRVIVLPYVLFAGAVLERIWAQALAYGANHEGLDIRCAEVIGDCEGLADVVIERYEEALAGGGQSSSPAASRSSTVLPLTRPFPTRRAEPDVGPAGEADAGLVTAIAARLTMARDTDPEPLDPEQFDVDVLDMETLEAEMPEPEAEGEIEADSMIGVAGRGEAGEEPRDDAPDGPLAQPGVASAV
- a CDS encoding GNAT family N-acetyltransferase; this encodes MFDERLTVNTERLILRPFGPGDAGQVRAIIEDGAHLTALPPGAPGHASGIAQWLSYGVHELWRSGQGIHLAMHAREGVVGSISVFKAQWGAGTAEVGYGVHPAHRGRGYATEAVRGLVGRLLGEGPLRRIELRADAGNLASIRVAEKAGFTREGLLRGAGFEDDGPRDLVVFGRLRGDERAVPRRRIESERLVLRPFSRHDAFDVVDAVKGDPEIARWMTWAEGYTLERALEWCTRLAHANGPGYGGNFAIQPKDGERLAGAIGVQREDHERGDAELGYWIAPWARRRGYAVEATQLATAHLFDLGFHRVHLLVATGNRASQAVARKAGFIEEGIMRQALPVPGGWADAVLFGMLNGEISWQ